The DNA region ggggtggtgggttggtatTCACCTATGTGgaagcgagagagagagggttgtGGTCATGATGGTTGATACGCATGATGGCTGGAGGTTATCACGACGCAGGTAGGTGAGGCtcaggtgaggttggtggggagaTGCTCAGATGGTAGTTGCAACATGGCACTTTTGACAGGTTTGGGGAAGCTGCTAGGTGGCAGTGAAGAGACGATTCTCCCATCTCAAAAAATACTTTGCTTCTGTGGAATATCGACGCCTCGCTTTCGAGAAGCAATGCTCACCTTTGACGTGATGACGAGCATGATCATGGCATCAATATTGACTCCCAGAAAGGAACCTCTACCGCTCAGCTCGGGAGATGACGACTCCGATTGTATTGTGCAACGCCGCACAAGCAGCTCGGGGCGCGGGGGGTTGGGTTATTTAAAGCATCCAGAACGGGAGAGGGCGTCGACGAGAATGCTTCAACGACAGCCGGAAGGAACACggttgaggagggaaaaACTTCGAGAACTTTGTTGTAGGACGACATCCTCAGCTGTCCCGGACGTCCCCAGGCGATGTGCATCGGCTGGCGGGAGAGGACACTGCCGTACGCAAATAAACGCAAACGAAGACCGGTGTGTCTTCCTTTTCATACAGGGAACACGACAAGCAGGGCAGTGTAGCAGCAGGAATCCGTACCTGCAGCCAGCTAAATAACATTCCCGTCGTCAGCACACATACATATCGCCGACCAACAAAATGCGCCGAGATGCAGCCCATGTCAGCTCTctccccgccgccacccGACAGACAGCCTTGACTCGCTGTCACTCTCACCCTCGCAAAGATATCGCACTGCTCGGCGGTTAGAGAGAGTGAGGCATGCAGTGCCGTTGAAATGCGGGCGAGAAACAGCATGAGAAACaaagcagcaacaacgaGATCAAATCTCCATTAAGAGATGTcgatctcccccctcctcccaacccctgGCGCGTCTTGGGGGAGATCGTCACATCGACAATCGACGCAGGCGAGGAACATCCTGGCAGATCGACGAgcaggggttggggaggcaCGGAAGGGAGCCAGGGACCCTTGCGGCGGACAGACCCAAAAGACGCAACCCACGATCCTCTCTTTGGGAAGACTCCGGAGATCGAGGTTTAGCTTGCCGAAAGAAGCAACGAGAGCCATGTGTCGAGGCCTGAAACCAGGCCACGCTAAAAGACAGGAAGTGAAATCGAGTCTTCAGCAAAAgactctttttcttttctgaaGAAAAACTGGTGACGGCAAAGATATGCATGATTCATGCTAATTTTCAGCCCGTCAATCTTCACCATCTTCACAGGACAAACGGACCTGTGGTACCTGCCAATGTCTCATTTGCCGTCCGTCTTCAACCACAGGCCATCGTTGGTCTCTCAAGTATCTATGTCGAGGATTAACCTCCAACAAGACCTGTCACTGTCATCCCAAAGGGACACAACTCCGGGGGATCAGACCTCTCTGCCGAGACGGCCCAACCACGCCGTCGACACGCAGGAGCAAACGCACGGTCTTTGAATGCTGCCTCGACTTGCTCGACAACACTGTTCGGACTCGTCCCAGAGACCGCTAGAACAGTTTAGCCGCTTTGGcgctgtttttttttcttcccgTGCAAACGCAGAGAAACAACCCCTCcttaccctcctccttcgaACAACGCTCTCCGTCCTGCCTTGCCCTGCAGATGCCGTGCCGTGCAGCTAGAAGACTGCTCGCCTCCAATGATAGGCTGCGAGACTTTTTGAATCCCCGCGGCGCGCAAACTTTTTGCTCTGGTCCCACGATGTGTGAGAGCCCATGGCTACACACGGgggtgtttgatgactgaGTGTTATCTTCCTCTCACACTACGGAAGCGGCGTGTGGTACTGCCGGCACCCCCAGACAATGCTTTCTCGGTTCACATCCCAACCAGGTGCTTGTGCTACCGAGCGTAGTCGTGATCTGCTAGCCCCCCCGCCGTCTGCCATCTCAATATATCCTACCACGACTCTAGCCTTGTCCCCGAGGTAGAGCTCAGCTGTTCCTCCCCTTTCTTTCCCCACCCCATGCTCCCAGGCGATCCTTTGAGTGCTGTCCACCTGATTCCTTGTCATTTTTCCATTCTATTCTGCTTCCCTCCTTTTCATTCTacatctttctttttttctttttttattattattacgTTTTTGACCAAAGGTAGCCTGGGGACGAATGGGCTATCCTCTTTTCGAATATGGGCATCTTCAGCTTTCTCTCAAGAAAGTCTCATGACAAGCACAAGGCTGCTTCTCTAAGAGCACACGCCTATGACACGACAGCCGCTGGGACTATCCCTATTCAAGGTGAGCATGTCAACAATATTGCTGCGGGTAGAGATCTAAGTGAGCTTACACGTGTAGGAGCATACCCAGTAGCAGGCAATGGTCCCAATGTTTTCGATACGCTGTCTGGGGGACGACCAGACTCTCGTCATGCACAGCTTTCGTCGACGGTGCCGGATAATCACAACGGAGCTGCGCCTGCCCCTGGGGTTCCTCGTTATCGAGACCCGACTACTGACCGACCAAACACGGCTCCCCATGGGCAGCCAACGTTGCAACATGTGAGCTCCGGGACCAGGTTGAGGAAGGCTGCCAAGAAAGGTCCTCCCATCTCTTTCAAGATGCTTCGAAGCGTTGGCTCTACCATCAGTGGCGGCTCGCGGCCAGGATCGAAGGGTTCCGAGTACGAAACCAAGAGTACCTTGCGAGGTACCGTCAACCATTCACGCTCCAGCTCAATGCGTAGCGAAAGTGGCAGGTTCAGAGATATCCTCGACGCCCATTCCGAGCTCAAGCCTCCCGACTTTCGAGCCAGAGTCAAGGCTGCCGGTGCCAAGGACTATGGAGAGGACGTTGCCGAAAGGAACATGGGAGAAAATGGGTTTGATCTGGAGTCAGAGCATGTCAAGGCCTTCTACAACAGCCATCCGAGCGCACCCCGGCCGAGAAGGTCAGCCCCTGCTCTCAAcccaagaagctcgaggcaCACAATTCGGGAGGCACAGAATggtcaacaaccaccaaaaaggCCGATGGCTCCCCCACCTGCTTCCATCGCCCCGTCTCAGCGCTCTCTGCCCCAAGCACTGCCGGGCCAGACGCCCCGACACAAGCCCGCCGAGACCGCCCTGTACGCTGACATGAAAACCACGGGCGGCGGACACCTGAAGCGACGGGTATCAGTCAACACCTACATGCCTCCAGCTTCCTTCCAGAACACCAGCGCCGTCTCCTTGAGCAAGGTGCACGGCTCAGagatcaacaccatcgacCTGGACATTCTGAAGCCGCCGATTGTGATGGGTGCTCCGAGGACAAGCGGGGAGACCCCGCGGACGGCGAGGATACCGCGGGATTCGGTGATGCTcgcgaggaggaaggtgtcGATACCGGGCCACCTCGCTCGGCGTGACAGCTCTTCTCCAGAAAGGACGTTTTCTCTCCGGTCAGCTACCACCCGACcccagcaccaacaccagcgTGCGTCAATGAGTAGTTCAGCCAGCGCATCGTTTTCCCCCCGCCACCGTCACAGTTTACACACGTTGCACTCGTCTATTTCTTCGTCTGGTGTTCAGAGCTGGGATGGCAGCACGTTTCTTCAgggaacaacaacaacaacaacaacaacaacaacaccgctGGCTTACCCGCGTCGTCTTCACACTGCTACTCAACCCTTTCAGCCACTGTCCGTGTCtgaggttgatgttgacgCTGTGGATGATTGGGTGGAATTTTGTTCTTGTTagtgatttttttttcttctctttctttcttcttttttctcattttttttcttctttttttccttatttCGACACTCGCCCATTTTTTTTGCTCAGCGACCATGTGCTAACTTTGCGTGTTCTCTCTTCTAGCCCACAAGACAGCTTCTACAACCCCTAAACCTACCGCTTCCTCATTGGCAAACCTGGGGTTTCGTCATCCCCTCTCCATGATGGGAAGcacaccgccaccgccgtccTTGACCCCCCCCGCCCGACCGACAACCGCTGTACCGTTTGAGATCCCTGAACATCACGTCCCGATTCGCacgaggagtttgagaggTTACTCGGCCTCGTCCGGGACACCGACCACGCACACCATCACGGTTAGATCCTCCTCCAGTCCTGGACGTCCGCAGTCACGAACGACGGTCACGTCTGCGTCTGTGGATGATGACAGTCTGGCGCCCGAGGCGGTCAAGcttgctgagggggaggatgatggtgggttTAATATGGATGATCACATTTCTTCGGATGAGGTCGATAGCGTTCTCGGGTGCGGGGGGAAAAAGCcgagcggggagggggaggaggagctgctctggaaggaggaggggtatgggggtggggggttgatgttgccgGGGTTGTGGGAGGTTTTTCCTGAGGCGAAGGTAAAGGGGAGTTATGATGGGATTGGGGATAGTTTTGGGCCTAGgggcggggggaggaggaggaggaggaggaggaggaggtatgTGATTGATACGGGGGTTGAGTATGGGAGtagtggtgatgagggagaggggtttggtgaggagaggagggaggaggaggaggaagaggaggagatggtgagggggaggggggtggttgttggaagggtgaggggcaggggaaggagaagggggaaatTGGAGGGGATTTATGGAGAAAAGGAGGGGagtgatgctgatgatgaggaggggacgccgagggggaggagggcgtcgGTGGGGAGTTATTACAtggagttgagggagaaggttggggtgggggttatggaggaggagaaggaggtgatgggcaaAGTGGATGCGACTGCTGCGGTTAGGATGAGGAAGCAGGCCAAGTGTGCGGAGAGGGCGGCTGGTGGGGGAAGGGTTAGGCTGCGaacgggaggggagggggcggcgAATATTGGGGTCAGGAGGAACAAGTCGGTGCCGGTGTTGTgtgttgaaggggaggagtaCAGGGGGTGAATTTGTGTTTCTGGTAgggtttggtgttttggatTTTGGTGTGAATAGGTCCGCACTGTTTGGGTTTTGCTGTTTGTTTTGGATTTCGGACACTCATTGCTAGGGAGTTGTtgggttttcttttgtttcctCGAGGGGGCGGTTAATACTCTCTGAATGAATGGAGGCAGGAGGACCTCACGGGAGGAAGCTGGCGAGCGGACAAATGGCATCGAGATACcacggcagcaacaacgacaTTGACGGGACATTATCATCTTTCTTACGGAATGGGACACAAAATGGCAGCACAACATAATATGACGGCGGCAAGGCAAAGGCTAGTAGGccgggaaaagggggaaggcATTGGCTTACTTACATCTATCTGTCTGGCTTTGGCATGCATTGGGTACATAGATTGGGTGTTTTCTTGGAGGGAATCACATTTGGATATATTTAAGGTGTGATAATGTATGGGATGGGAATCCAAAATGATGAACACATTTTTGCACCTCTGAATTGTGCTCGAGTTATTCTAGACATGACCACATACGGGCTGGGAAatggggaaagggagggttagggttaagCACCTATGAATCACAAAGCAGCCGTGAGCCGCAAACCCATTCTCCGGGCTGACTCAAACGGGCAAGTTTGGCCGAGCTTGATGTGTGAGGGGCAACTTATCAACGCTTAAACTCACTTCGTTGGGGGAAGGATTATCTGCGATTCTCCCGCCGTTGAAGAGCTCAGAGGGTTTCATCGCATCGGCAAAAATAAACGGTCTGAAAACAAAGGGCATAAACAACAGCTCGACTCTGGCCATTCCTTGACGACACAGCAGTAGCTCATCAGCCTGAGCCCACTATTCACAACCTCACCACTTGATTACCTACCTCCCTACCTTTGagccatcaacaccagcatCATTCATTCCCATGGCGCACAAATCCCAGGAATCTCACACGGCAAAAATGACGACTCCATCCCTCAGCCTAGAAGAATGGCGCGCCCAGGTCTCAGCCATGAAATCAGCCGTCGCCTCGGCCAACCTcaaaccatcacccccgACGAACAGCGACAACGAAGGCGACTGGACAGACGACGAGATTGAGCCCCGGCACCCCAGAAACGGGGACATCTGGGACTTCATctcggacgacgacgacctccTCTCCGACAGTGATGACTCTAAGGACATCTCCAGCGGTGGTGACGACCAGTTCAGCGGCCGGCCTTCCAGTTCGGAAACGGTTTACGACCTGAACTGGTTGGCGGCGAAatgccaaaaccacccctccgGTCTTGACGCCCAAGCATTAGAGGGGCAGATTCTGGAAATTTTGACAGCGGGAAAGAggtcggaagaggaggtgcaAAGCCAACTGACTGACCTGATCGGTTTTGACGACTTGGACTTTGTGGTCGAGTTGTCTCTGCACAGGGGCGAGGttgttgccgctgctgcctcAGAGAGGTCTGGCACCCGGTTGCTGACAAAAGCTCAGAGGCAGGAGCAGTTACGGGAAAGGGATCGGTTGCACAAGGGCCGAAAGTTGCAACAGGCacgggaaaaggaggaggagtaccCCCACGTTTACAAACAATACCATGGTGGAAACACGCTGTCGCACAGCGGGCACAAGTACAAGCTCCCACCCAACAGCCAGAGGTTGGAGTTTGAAAAGCACGAGGAGTATGTCATCCCCGCGGGGCGGGCGGGGACGCTGTGGCCGGGGCACAGGCTTGTCAGCatcaaggagctggatggGCTTTGCCGGGGGACGTTTAGGGGGTATGAGAGTCTGAATCGGATGCAGAGCTTGGTTTACCCGGTTGCGTACAAGACGGGGGAGAACATGCTGATCTGTGCGCCGACGGGGGCGGGAAAGACGGATGCTGCGATCTTGACTGTGCTGCAGACGGTGGGGCAGTATCTGACGCCGAGTCCTGGGGAGGTTCATGACGCGAGCGAGTTTGGGGTTGATCTGGCAGAGTTCAAGATTGTGTATGTCGCGCCGATGAAGGCACTGGCGGCCGAGATTACGGAGaagttggggaagaggttggctTGGTTGGGGGTCAGGGTGAGGGAGTACACGGGTGATATGCACCTgacgaagagggaggtggtggagacgcAGGTTATTGTTACGACGCCGGAGAAGTGGGACGTGGTTACACGAAAAGGGACGGGGGATACCGAATTGGTGCAGAAGGTCAGGTTGTTGATCATTGATGAGGTGCATATGCTTCATGATGAGAGGGGTGCGGTGTTGGAGAGTCTGGTGGCGAGGACGCAGAGGCAGGTGGAGAGCACGCAGAGCTTGATTCGTATTGTTGGGTTGAGTGCCACGCTGCCGAATTATGTGGACGTGGCCGACTTTTTGGGCGTGAACAAGcagagggggttgttttaTTTTGATTCGAGCTTCAGACCGGTGCCGTTGGAGCAGCACTTTTTGGGCGTGAAGGGGAAGGCGGGGACGAGGCAGTCGAGAGACAACATTGACGAGGTGGCGTTtgagaaggtgagggagatgctGGAAGAGGGGCATCAGGTCATGGTCTTTGTCCATTCGAGGAGGGACACGCAGGCGACGGCCAAGATGCTGTATGAGAAGGCTACGGATCAGGCTTGTGTCGGGTTGTTTGATCCGAGTGGGAGTGAGAAGTTTgaggcggcgatgagggaTGTGAAGCAGacgaaggcgagggagattaGGGACTTGGTGCCAAAGGGGCTGGGCATTCACCATGCAGGTATGGCGAGGTCGGACCGGAActtgatggagaggttgtttggggagggtgtgaTCAAGGTCTTGTGCTGTACGGCAACGTTGGCGTGGGGCGTCAAcctgccggcggcggcggttaTCATCAAGGGGACCCAGGTCTACAGTGCCCAGGAGGGCAAGTTTGTGGACCTGGGCATTCTGGATGTGCTGCAGATCTTTGGTCGTGCTGGTCGTCCCCAGTTTGAGGATACTGGTATTGGCATGATCTGCACGACGCACGACAGGCTGGCTCATTACCTCACTGCCGTGACCGACCAGCTACCGATCGAGTCCAAGTTCTCGGCCAAGTTGGTGGACAACTTGAATGCTGAGATTGCGCTGGGCACTGTCACCTCGATCAACGATGCCGTCAAGTGGATCGGTTACTCGTATCTGTTTGtgcggatgaggaggaaccCGATGGCCTATGGTATCGACTGGTCCGAGTACAGCGACGACCCTCAACTGGTCCAAAGACGACGCAAGCTGGCCATTCAAGCTGCCCGGACGCTTCGGCAAAGTCAGATGATCATCTTCAACGAGACGACCGAGGAGCTGCGCAGCAAGGACGTCGGCCGTAT from Podospora pseudopauciseta strain CBS 411.78 chromosome 6, whole genome shotgun sequence includes:
- a CDS encoding hypothetical protein (EggNog:ENOG503P6D0) gives rise to the protein MGIFSFLSRKSHDKHKAASLRAHAYDTTAAGTIPIQGEHVNNIAAGRDLSELTRVGAYPVAGNGPNVFDTLSGGRPDSRHAQLSSTVPDNHNGAAPAPGVPRYRDPTTDRPNTAPHGQPTLQHVSSGTRLRKAAKKGPPISFKMLRSVGSTISGGSRPGSKGSEYETKSTLRGTVNHSRSSSMRSESGRFRDILDAHSELKPPDFRARVKAAGAKDYGEDVAERNMGENGFDLESEHVKAFYNSHPSAPRPRRSAPALNPRSSRHTIREAQNGQQPPKRPMAPPPASIAPSQRSLPQALPGQTPRHKPAETALYADMKTTGGGHLKRRVSVNTYMPPASFQNTSAVSLSKVHGSEINTIDLDILKPPIVMGAPRTSGETPRTARIPRDSVMLARRKVSIPGHLARRDSSSPERTFSLRSATTRPQHQHQRASMSSSASASFSPRHRHSLHTLHSSISSSGVQSWDGSTFLQGTTTTTTTTTTPLAYPRRLHTATQPFQPLSVSEVDVDAVDDWVEFCSYSFYNP